Within the Nitrospinaceae bacterium genome, the region ATGCGATCCACGGCACTCGGAATTGCCCATTCGGGTCGTAGCGCCGGCTCGATGGTTCTTGTGCCCCTTTGTGCATTCTTGATTGCCTGGGTCGGTTGGCGCTCGGCCTATCTGTTTCTTGCGGCAGGAATTGTTTCGATTCTTTTGCCACTAAATCTTTTTCTTCATCGGAACCCACCCCAGCGAGAAGAAATCGAGCGGAGTGGCGATAGCCCTTCGCCGCAGAGTTGGACGCTCGCCCGGGCGCTTCGCGACCGCGCATTCTGGCTTTTGTTTTTTTCAGGAATTTTTCAAGGCATATCTTTCAGTGTTGTCGGCGTGCATATGGTGGCGCATATGGTCGATGTCGGCCTCACGACGATTATGGCGGCGTGGCTTTTAGGATTCATGGCGATACTTCGTGCGGTGGGCGGAATTGGCGGCGGATGGGTCGGCGATTTGGTGGGAAGGCGTTCGGTTTTTGTCGTCTCTAGCCTTATCAGCGTATTAGGTGTGGTGTGTCTGATGTTTATTACGTCGGATCGGTGGGCCCTTGGATACCTGTTCGTATTTTTGTATGGCATTGGCGCAGGCGCCCGAGGCACCTCGTTTGTATCCTTGAAGGCGGATATTTTTCCTGGAAAGAGTTTTGGCCGAATCCTGGGTTTTTCGCAGATGGGCGCAGGTCTCGCCTCAGGATTTGGACCGTGGTTGGCCGGCTATATTTTTGATGTGATGGGAAGTTATCGATGGGCTTTTTTCTTGGTGCTGGCGATGAATTTGATGTCGATTGTAACTGGCATGATTGCAACCCGGCGGGCGGCACACCCTGGCCGAGCAAAATAAATTGAAAGTGTGGTCAGGAAATGTGAGGCTTTGTCAGATTAAGCACCCAAAACCGGTTTCTCCGAGATTTCAGCAATCATGGATGGAACCATCTCGCAGATGTCATCAGATGAAATTTGATCGATATTGAATACGGCGTGATAAAGCTTAGGATCTGCGAAATCCACTCTAAAGAAAAACTGTGAAAATAAGCCCTGGTCACGATTTGATTTCGCGACGATATCCTCTGCTCCCGAGTGCGGAACACCAGCGGAATTCATGATGTAGCGAATACGAGATTCGTTTGAGCCAACAATGCGCAGGTGTATGGCTCCGGGGTGATCTCCCAAAAAAACTTGACCGCCCCAGCCGCCGATAACGACATTGTCTCCTTGGGCCGCGTTTTTCATTACATCTTTGATTGTATCCTGGACTTTTATGCGATCAAGTAGGAAAAGTCGCTCAATGAGTTTTGGCGGGCGGCCTTCGATTCGCTCCAGATCAATATCAAGCCCGCGCTCTTTGCATCCTGCGATTAGCTCGTCGAGGTAGATGAATCGATAATTTAACTTTTCAGCTATTTTGCGCCCGATGTTGATTCCGCCAGTTCCGTACTGACGGGAGATGGTGATTATGGCCATTGTTCGGGTCCCCCCAATTTAAAAATCTGATTGTTTCAGTTATGTCTCTTTCAAATCTTATCCGTCAGCCTCTACGGTGGAAATGCTAAATGCGCCACCGTCATTGCTCGCGTCCTCGATCAGTATTTCAAGCGTTAACCCCTCTAGTGAGGTGCGCCGCCCTTGGTGCATTTTATCAATAACGGCCTCTGCCCGGGGATGCTCGCCGGGGTGTGTGGGCCCTGACTCCATGGCGTCGAAAATCTCGATAGCCGCAATCGCCGAGGGATTTCTTGCTGGAAGTAGCTGGTCTCCCTTGTTTGTCTCGGCGATGAGTCCGCTTTCTCTTAGCTGATAAATGACATTTTTCAGTATTTCTGTCGGATAGTCCAGCTTTTTTTCGAGTGAATCGAGGGTGAAAAGTGGCTCGCGAGTATCAGCCCGTCTGGCTAGCAGGGCCATTACCCTGAGACCTGCCTCCCAGCTGAGACCCGTATCCGGGATTTCATCCTCCTTGTGGCTTCGTTCGGGCAGCCCCTGGACGAGAGCCGCAATTTCGGCCGCATAAAGAAGAATATTCCATCCAAGATAAATCCAGACCATCAGGATGGGAAGCTGGGCTAGGGCGCCGTAAATGGCCGTTTTACCGGTGAATCCCACCTGAAGGCTCACATATCCCCATTGAAGGAAATATAATAGTACGCCGCCGACTGCACTGCCCACGAGGGCGGGGGCAAAGTGTATCTTTTTGTTTGGCATGACGATGATCATGAGGGAGATTAAAATAATCGAGCCCACCAGCGGAATCATCTTGAGCAGGATTTCCGCTCCGGTGGACAGGAACCAGAAGGAGCCGAACGAGGCGAGAAAGTCACGCATTTTAAATAGTGTTGTCGCGCTGATGATGATGCCCAGCAAAAGGGGCGTGAAGAAAATCATGCTGAAGTAGTCGGAAATCCGCCGAGTGAGGGCGCGGGGTTGTTTTACGTCGAAAATCACGTTCAGCGAGCGCTCCACCGCATTGAGGGTGAGGACAATGGTTACGAGAAAGGCTCCGAGGCCTGTTGCACCCATGGTCTTGAAGTTTACTTTATCGACGAAGGTGAAGAGCTTCTCGCGCACTTCGCTGTTAAAGACGGGCCCGAGTTGCTCAAGAATGTATTCGTAGATTCCTTGGTCGAAGCCCAAGCCGCGCAGGATGGCGAAGCTAAAGGCGAGGATGGGCACGATTGAGAGCAGCGTGGTGTAGGTGAGTGCAGCGGCGCGAATAGGGGCCTGGTCGGCCTGAAAGCGAACGAGTGCTAGAATAGACAGGCGAAGCGCGCCATGGGAGCCCACGAGGGCATCTTTCAGCTCCCCGATATTGCCGGGAATGCCATATTTAGAAAGATAATTTCTCAAAAGCGCCCTCCGTTTCACTCTTGGGCCGCACATGGGTTACCTTCGCTAAAGCATCAAAAGAATCATCCCAGCTTAGGTTGTGCGCCGCAAGTGAATATTTTTCAATTCGTTCAAGGATTAAGACCTGGAGGCAACGTGACGATATCCCCTGAGGAGATAATGACCCGGATGGGTGTGTTCACCCCGCTATGGGCTGCCGATGATGGTGTCATTTGCGGTGCCGTCAACGATAAGGAGTGTGGGCGGTTTTTCGCCATTGACCGCGAAAGCGGCAACTTTCGCTGGCGTTTGGATAGCCCGGCGGGTTGGGCTGTGGCGGCTCCTCTGATTTGGGGCGATTTCTGCATCGCCGGAACCAGTGTTGCCGACATGAATAGAAGCGAGGAAGGCGGGCAGTTCGCCACGGTGAACTGGCGGCGAGGGGGGGCAGTGCTCGCCATAGAGATTCAAAGTGGTGAGGTTCGCTTTTTGGATTTACGTTGCGGTGTGGTGCGCGAGACGCCCCGGGCCGAGGGTGACACCCTGGTAGTCTCGGGTGAAATTCGTGTCGGGGGATTTAGGGACGATGAACCCTGGTCGGCATCCACCGAGGTCGAGAGTCGCTTTGATCTTCCCTCGGGCCGCCTTATAGGCCGCCGCGCCAAAGGGGCCTTGCGTCCTGAGGATTTTCCGGGCGAACCCGCACCGGAGCTTTTGGAATAGTTGCTGGCTAGCTTTGGCTCTAGCCAACCTTTTTTAAATGCTTGGCCATGTTGAGCGCATTGGCTGCAAGGTTGTGGGGCCGGGTCCAGCCTTTACACTCTGGCATTTGTACCAGGGCCGCAGCTTTTTGAGGCGAACTTTCTTTTTTAAGCGCGGCGGCCACCCGGCGACGCAGGTTTTTGAAGTAGGTGATGTTCTCATCCACAATCTTCGAGCCTCTTGTGGGCAGGGCACCATGCCCGGGGATGAACCGCAGGGCGGGGAATTTTTTGAGCCGCGGGAGCTCCCGCCGCCAGTTTTCGAGATCCGCTTGACCGGTAGCGGTGTGGGAGCGGTTGGCGATGAGATCGCCTGAGAAGAGGATTTTTTCCTCGGGCATCCAGATAACCGAATCGCCCCGGGTATGGCAGTGCCCGATGCGAATGAGCTGAAATAATCGCCCACCGTATCGAACCTCAAGCCGATCATCGAAGGTGAGCATCGGCGGGTCGAAATCGAGGCCAGGCGCGAGGTGGCCTAGATGAAACCCGCTCTTATCCAGCGCAGCGGCCCAACTTCCCCTCCTTAGCTCCCGTTCCATTTCTTGTCTAATAAGACCCGCACCAACCGTGACCGCACCCCGGCGAACGTGATAGCCGTTGTCCGAGGTGTGGTCGAAATTGTGATGGGTGTTGAGGACAAGGCCCGCATTTTTTCGCGTGACGCCGCGCATATATTTTAGAAAATGTTTACGCACCCGCATGTCGCTGTCGATAATGACTGGCTTGTCGCCGGTGAGGATGAGCCCGAAATTCGTCTGGCCCCCGCCTCCGATGTAGATATGTACCCCCGGGGAAATTTCGCGAAATTCCGGCGATTTAATCGGCGAGGCTGGCGTTTTCGGCACGATGAGTCTCCTCTTGCGCTTGTTAGCGTTTGCTCTTTAAGTCCTTGGCCATCTTGAGAGCGAGGCCCGAAACATTTCCGGGCCGGAACCATTTGGCGTACTCGGGCATCTCCACGGCCGCCGCAGCTTTGGCCGGGGTTTTGTGCTTTTTAAGTGCCGCCTGGGTTCGGCTTTTCAAGCGCGAGAGATAGGTTTTGTTGTCGGCGATGATGCTGCTTCCCTTTGGGGGCAAGGGGCCATGGCCGGGAACGATATATTTCGCCGGGAATTTTTTGAGGACATCCAGCGCCGGGAGCCAGTTGTTGAAGTTTCCGAGGCGGTTCACCGGGTGGGTGCGGTAGGTGGTCAGGTCGCCCGTGAAGAGCACGCCTTCCTCGGGCATCCACACCACGGTGTCGCCCTTCGTGTGACAGTGATCGATATAGATCATCTGGAACAGCCGCCCGCCGTAGCGAATGTCGATTTGATCCTCGAAGGTGACCGTTGGCGGCGAGATGTCGAGTTTTCCGATGAGATGATCAACGCTCGGCTGGCGCCCGGCCATTTGTTTGACCCAGTTGCCCGAGGCGTATTCGCGCTCCATTTCCTGCCGGGCGAGATCGACTCCGAACGAAACGGCGCCCTTGCCCATGTAGTAGCCGTTGTCTGAAGTGTGGTCGAAATTATGATGGGTGTTGAGGAGCAGCCCGGCGTCTTTTTTCGTTATTTTTTTCATACCCGCCAGAAATTGCTTTCGAACGCGAATGTCATTGTCGATGACGACGGGTTTGTCGTTCGTGAGAATGAGGCCGAAATCAGTTGTTCCGTTTCCGCCGATGTGGGCGTAAATGCCTTTCGTAACCTTGACCATTCCGGTGGTCTTGGCGGGGGCGGGCATCATATTTGCGCGGCTTGCCATGTGTAGCTCCTTGTTGGTGGGTAGCGAAAATTATTCGAGTTAAATTTCGATGTCGGGCACAAGATCGGTGTGCCCAAAATTTTCTTTATTTTTTTCGGGAATGAAAAAACTT harbors:
- a CDS encoding MBL fold metallo-hydrolase — its product is MASRANMMPAPAKTTGMVKVTKGIYAHIGGNGTTDFGLILTNDKPVVIDNDIRVRKQFLAGMKKITKKDAGLLLNTHHNFDHTSDNGYYMGKGAVSFGVDLARQEMEREYASGNWVKQMAGRQPSVDHLIGKLDISPPTVTFEDQIDIRYGGRLFQMIYIDHCHTKGDTVVWMPEEGVLFTGDLTTYRTHPVNRLGNFNNWLPALDVLKKFPAKYIVPGHGPLPPKGSSIIADNKTYLSRLKSRTQAALKKHKTPAKAAAAVEMPEYAKWFRPGNVSGLALKMAKDLKSKR
- a CDS encoding MFS transporter; amino-acid sequence: MRFFDAAQESSPRYYGWLVVALTFTTMAIGGSIVSTFPIFYVTFLDEFGWSRADTALAFSTSMVTFAIAAGPIGALIDRFGPRVVIPSGVVVLGLGLTLMSMVSSRFSLYLYYGVFVALGVTLIGMIPTSTIVSHWFVRMRSTALGIAHSGRSAGSMVLVPLCAFLIAWVGWRSAYLFLAAGIVSILLPLNLFLHRNPPQREEIERSGDSPSPQSWTLARALRDRAFWLLFFSGIFQGISFSVVGVHMVAHMVDVGLTTIMAAWLLGFMAILRAVGGIGGGWVGDLVGRRSVFVVSSLISVLGVVCLMFITSDRWALGYLFVFLYGIGAGARGTSFVSLKADIFPGKSFGRILGFSQMGAGLASGFGPWLAGYIFDVMGSYRWAFFLVLAMNLMSIVTGMIATRRAAHPGRAK
- a CDS encoding MBL fold metallo-hydrolase, coding for MPKTPASPIKSPEFREISPGVHIYIGGGGQTNFGLILTGDKPVIIDSDMRVRKHFLKYMRGVTRKNAGLVLNTHHNFDHTSDNGYHVRRGAVTVGAGLIRQEMERELRRGSWAAALDKSGFHLGHLAPGLDFDPPMLTFDDRLEVRYGGRLFQLIRIGHCHTRGDSVIWMPEEKILFSGDLIANRSHTATGQADLENWRRELPRLKKFPALRFIPGHGALPTRGSKIVDENITYFKNLRRRVAAALKKESSPQKAAALVQMPECKGWTRPHNLAANALNMAKHLKKVG
- a CDS encoding YihY family inner membrane protein, producing MRNYLSKYGIPGNIGELKDALVGSHGALRLSILALVRFQADQAPIRAAALTYTTLLSIVPILAFSFAILRGLGFDQGIYEYILEQLGPVFNSEVREKLFTFVDKVNFKTMGATGLGAFLVTIVLTLNAVERSLNVIFDVKQPRALTRRISDYFSMIFFTPLLLGIIISATTLFKMRDFLASFGSFWFLSTGAEILLKMIPLVGSIILISLMIIVMPNKKIHFAPALVGSAVGGVLLYFLQWGYVSLQVGFTGKTAIYGALAQLPILMVWIYLGWNILLYAAEIAALVQGLPERSHKEDEIPDTGLSWEAGLRVMALLARRADTREPLFTLDSLEKKLDYPTEILKNVIYQLRESGLIAETNKGDQLLPARNPSAIAAIEIFDAMESGPTHPGEHPRAEAVIDKMHQGRRTSLEGLTLEILIEDASNDGGAFSISTVEADG
- a CDS encoding cytidylate kinase-like family protein: MAIITISRQYGTGGINIGRKIAEKLNYRFIYLDELIAGCKERGLDIDLERIEGRPPKLIERLFLLDRIKVQDTIKDVMKNAAQGDNVVIGGWGGQVFLGDHPGAIHLRIVGSNESRIRYIMNSAGVPHSGAEDIVAKSNRDQGLFSQFFFRVDFADPKLYHAVFNIDQISSDDICEMVPSMIAEISEKPVLGA